The proteins below are encoded in one region of Streptomyces sp. Tu 3180:
- a CDS encoding ParA family protein, whose amino-acid sequence MSSPATSSDREKVVSKLPGWLRQNLKVRAAQHGIEIQTAVEEGISAWCDLASATAAVDTAGADSFATFLPPGQWEEFRQIAADRRVSLIQGLAQSVQLWLDTHPAPEIERPSITRRIVVCNQKGGVGKTAITAGLGEALAEDANTLHPVRVAKALTKALRASETHPDEAGPDDDPLDIENLPGPGLRVLLVDFDPQCHLTNQLGAAPLPMNGDSLTNHMAGDPKGDLSDLIVSIDEDTFNGRLHLLPACNDAFLLDVRLSAVRAREAALERALAPLEADYDVIIVDCPPSLGLSMDAAAYYGRRRDGESPGQSGALIVVQAEDSSADAYELLTTQIDDLRGDLQVDIDYLGIVVNLYDSRRGYIATSSLQGWVDIKDPRVVGLIGDLKEQKEAVRVKKPLLSYAPKSQQAVGMRALAREVL is encoded by the coding sequence ATGAGTTCGCCAGCCACCTCCAGCGACCGCGAGAAGGTCGTCTCCAAACTGCCGGGATGGCTCCGGCAGAACCTCAAAGTCAGAGCCGCTCAGCACGGCATCGAGATCCAGACCGCCGTGGAAGAAGGCATCAGCGCCTGGTGCGACCTGGCCTCTGCCACCGCGGCGGTCGACACCGCCGGAGCCGACTCCTTCGCCACCTTCCTGCCTCCCGGCCAGTGGGAAGAGTTCCGGCAGATCGCCGCCGACCGACGCGTCTCACTCATCCAGGGCCTCGCCCAGTCCGTCCAACTGTGGCTCGACACCCATCCGGCCCCGGAGATCGAGCGGCCCTCCATCACCCGCCGGATCGTCGTCTGCAACCAGAAAGGCGGAGTCGGCAAGACCGCGATCACCGCAGGTTTGGGCGAGGCTCTTGCAGAGGACGCCAACACCCTGCACCCCGTCCGCGTCGCCAAAGCCCTCACCAAAGCACTGCGCGCCAGCGAAACCCACCCCGACGAAGCCGGGCCGGACGACGACCCGCTCGACATCGAGAACCTCCCCGGCCCCGGCCTGCGTGTGCTTCTCGTCGACTTCGACCCGCAATGTCACCTCACCAATCAGCTCGGCGCCGCGCCCCTGCCCATGAACGGCGACAGCCTCACCAACCACATGGCAGGCGACCCGAAGGGCGACCTGAGCGACCTCATCGTCTCCATCGACGAAGACACCTTCAACGGCCGGCTCCACCTGCTGCCCGCCTGCAATGACGCGTTTCTGCTCGATGTGCGGCTCTCCGCCGTGCGTGCCCGGGAGGCCGCCCTGGAGCGGGCTCTCGCCCCGCTCGAAGCTGATTACGACGTAATCATCGTGGACTGCCCGCCCAGCCTCGGCCTCAGCATGGATGCCGCCGCCTACTACGGCCGTCGTCGTGACGGAGAAAGCCCCGGACAGTCCGGTGCTCTGATCGTCGTCCAGGCGGAAGACAGCTCCGCCGACGCGTACGAACTGCTCACCACGCAGATCGACGACCTCCGCGGTGACCTCCAGGTCGATATCGACTACCTCGGCATCGTCGTCAACCTGTACGACTCCCGCCGCGGTTACATCGCCACCTCTTCTCTCCAGGGATGGGTGGACATAAAGGATCCACGGGTCGTCGGCCTCATCGGAGACCTCAAGGAACAGAAGGAAGCCGTCCGGGTGAAGAAGCCCTTGCTGTCCTATGCCCCCAAGTCACAGCAGGCAGTCGGCATGCGCGCGCTCGCCAGGGAGGTCTTGTGA
- a CDS encoding GFA family protein, whose translation MPSSPHPVGHRTSSVSIGSSSTLTEPGAVSSDPTPEVRTGRCECGHITYEVAGIPDDPHLCSCPHETRISGGPAVLWVGFPKTTLAWTGPGGEPTWYVTWPTLHRGFCPRCGSHLASVDTDSDMIMVTGFSLDDHSGIDPVGHSFRKEAVPWMTVTLAPDPRAAQSASS comes from the coding sequence ATGCCCAGCTCACCCCACCCCGTCGGCCACAGGACCAGCTCCGTTTCCATCGGGAGTTCCTCAACTCTCACGGAACCCGGAGCCGTCTCGTCCGATCCCACGCCCGAGGTGCGGACTGGACGGTGCGAGTGCGGCCACATCACTTACGAGGTAGCCGGAATCCCGGACGATCCACACCTCTGCTCGTGCCCTCACGAGACACGCATCTCCGGCGGGCCCGCAGTGCTGTGGGTGGGCTTTCCGAAGACCACACTGGCCTGGACCGGCCCCGGCGGCGAACCGACCTGGTACGTGACCTGGCCCACCCTCCACCGCGGCTTCTGCCCTCGCTGCGGAAGCCACCTCGCCTCCGTAGACACCGACTCAGACATGATCATGGTGACCGGCTTCAGTCTCGACGACCACAGTGGCATCGACCCCGTCGGGCACTCCTTCCGCAAAGAGGCCGTGCCGTGGATGACCGTCACTCTTGCGCCTGATCCGCGCGCTGCACAGTCAGCTTCATCGTGA
- the fxlM gene encoding methyltransferase, FxLD system, which yields MGYTPAYWSEHYNAGIRFRQLGDEEKGLLVKHAPAPEGGRALDACCGTGEMAAYLASLGYTLDGADFAEGALERARTEHAGVGGVRWLCLDVEHDDLAALAEGGYDLITIRLAIAFVRDRARVLRRLAARLREGGMLIVITPVAERTPEERRHIALDESELAALVDGFAVCERFDAEGLAVLVLHGPDGSYSTEEKQRPEPQAVFGAAVVVTDAFGRVLLGRSTQGMWELPGGRIKQGEAAPAAAVRELAEESGLTTRVEDAHVVTVLHDDRLDVRRIIAVVRVIRWDGELSLLEAHNFVRWEWHDLHTLATLGRIFAPSAQALTAVWPGVLPGLAPVHSYPCSTTVPPVPGEPAEAVRLRQAMAQTVIDGGWAPSEPLQDALRTVPRHRFAPEVNLATAYDGGDRAVITRRDRTGAAISSVSAAWLQADMIESLRLKPGAIVFEAGSGGYNAELITHIAGTEGRVVTVDIDPWVVRRTCRFTMEAGSGRVTVVEADAALGAPAHLVPRGGFDASVITYNCWDITPAWREQLAEGGRLVLPLEIGGYTRAIAFERCGQVLHARHFTHCGFVRDQGQQARTLPVTGLLNGELTLRFDNGAAAPTTGLEEALRGPRYEVATGVTMGAGAYFGSLQLYAATTLPTFCRLTAHRNTGVTGIAKDRDAPAIIGDASLAYLIHVQSWHSKHSEDKEWEWFVHAFGEQGPQLVEQLVATVRTWDRHVRTDDNSKHTDPALTVHPVGTPDDLLPAGDVLDKEHCRLVLRWPGRNSHLPGPARRSDAITTVTGKA from the coding sequence GTGGGATACACCCCGGCCTATTGGTCCGAGCACTACAACGCGGGGATCCGCTTCCGACAGCTCGGAGACGAGGAGAAGGGCCTGCTCGTCAAGCATGCACCAGCCCCCGAGGGCGGCCGTGCGCTCGACGCTTGCTGCGGCACCGGCGAGATGGCCGCTTACCTCGCCTCACTCGGGTACACCCTTGACGGCGCCGACTTCGCCGAGGGCGCCCTGGAGCGGGCCCGTACGGAGCACGCTGGAGTCGGGGGGGTGCGCTGGCTGTGCCTGGACGTGGAGCACGACGACCTGGCCGCCCTGGCCGAGGGCGGCTATGACCTGATCACCATCCGTCTGGCCATCGCCTTTGTCCGTGATCGCGCCCGGGTGCTGCGGCGCCTGGCCGCGCGGCTGCGGGAGGGCGGGATGCTCATCGTCATTACGCCGGTCGCGGAGCGCACTCCCGAGGAGCGGCGCCATATCGCTCTGGACGAGAGCGAACTCGCCGCGTTGGTCGACGGATTCGCTGTATGCGAGCGGTTCGACGCGGAGGGCTTGGCAGTGCTGGTCCTGCACGGTCCGGATGGGTCGTACAGCACAGAGGAGAAGCAGCGGCCCGAGCCACAGGCTGTCTTCGGGGCCGCGGTAGTGGTCACCGACGCGTTCGGGCGGGTCCTGCTGGGCCGCTCAACCCAGGGCATGTGGGAGCTGCCGGGCGGCCGGATCAAGCAAGGCGAAGCCGCGCCAGCGGCTGCCGTGCGGGAGCTCGCTGAGGAGAGCGGACTGACCACGCGCGTGGAGGACGCTCACGTCGTCACCGTGCTGCACGATGACCGGCTGGACGTACGCCGCATCATCGCCGTGGTCCGCGTCATCCGCTGGGACGGCGAACTGAGTCTGCTCGAGGCACACAACTTCGTGCGCTGGGAGTGGCACGACCTACACACCCTGGCCACCCTGGGCCGGATCTTCGCGCCCAGCGCACAAGCCCTGACCGCAGTATGGCCCGGGGTGCTGCCAGGGCTGGCGCCTGTCCACTCCTACCCGTGCAGCACCACCGTACCGCCGGTGCCCGGAGAACCAGCCGAGGCTGTTCGTCTGCGCCAGGCGATGGCACAAACAGTGATCGACGGAGGCTGGGCCCCCTCCGAACCGCTCCAGGATGCGCTGCGAACCGTGCCCCGCCACCGCTTCGCGCCGGAAGTAAACCTGGCGACCGCGTACGACGGCGGCGACCGAGCCGTCATCACCCGGCGGGACAGGACCGGAGCGGCGATCAGCTCGGTGTCCGCGGCCTGGCTCCAGGCTGACATGATTGAAAGCCTGCGCCTGAAGCCGGGCGCGATCGTGTTCGAGGCGGGATCCGGTGGCTACAACGCCGAGCTGATCACTCATATCGCCGGAACCGAGGGGCGTGTGGTCACCGTCGATATCGACCCGTGGGTTGTGCGCCGCACCTGTCGGTTCACCATGGAGGCCGGCAGTGGGCGTGTCACCGTCGTCGAGGCCGACGCGGCCCTCGGCGCTCCTGCACACCTCGTGCCGCGCGGCGGCTTCGACGCCAGCGTGATCACCTACAACTGCTGGGACATCACCCCAGCCTGGCGGGAGCAGCTGGCCGAGGGCGGACGCCTGGTCCTGCCGCTCGAGATCGGCGGCTACACCCGGGCGATCGCCTTCGAGCGGTGTGGCCAGGTGCTGCACGCCCGCCACTTCACACATTGCGGCTTCGTCCGGGACCAGGGACAGCAGGCCCGCACCCTTCCGGTCACCGGCCTCCTCAACGGCGAGCTGACACTCCGCTTCGACAACGGCGCCGCCGCCCCGACGACAGGCCTGGAAGAGGCGCTGCGCGGGCCGCGGTACGAAGTGGCCACCGGCGTCACCATGGGGGCGGGCGCCTACTTCGGCTCCCTGCAGCTGTACGCGGCTACCACCCTGCCCACCTTCTGCCGGCTGACCGCCCATCGGAACACGGGCGTCACCGGCATCGCGAAGGACCGTGACGCACCGGCGATCATCGGCGATGCCTCGCTCGCCTACCTGATCCACGTCCAGAGCTGGCACAGCAAGCACTCCGAGGACAAGGAGTGGGAGTGGTTCGTCCACGCCTTCGGTGAGCAGGGTCCGCAGCTCGTCGAGCAACTGGTGGCCACAGTGCGAACCTGGGACCGCCACGTGCGCACCGACGACAACAGTAAACACACCGATCCGGCCCTGACCGTCCACCCGGTCGGCACGCCCGACGACCTGCTGCCGGCCGGGGACGTCCTGGACAAGGAGCACTGCCGCCTGGTGCTCCGGTGGCCCGGCCGGAACAGCCACCTCCCTGGCCCCGCTCGGCGCAGCGACGCGATCACCACAGTCACGGGAAAGGCATGA